The Arthrobacter sp. PM3 genome contains the following window.
ACGTGTGTCCCCATTTCCATTCACGTGCGGTGTGTGCATCTGTGCACATACCGTCTGTGATTTTTCTCCTTGATTGCACCCTAGCAGGGTGTGATCGTGGACACAGCGCGTCCGGCCATTAGCCGGACAGACCCTCGAGCAAAGGAGCTTATGCCATGGCAGTTATCGCCTGGATCGGACTGGGAAACATGGGCGGGTCCATGTCGGTGAACCTGGCCAAAGCCGGACATGAGGTCCGCGGCTTTGACCTCAACGATGAAGCGGTGGCCGCCGTGGGGGCCGGGGGAGTCAGTCCGGCCGCCAGCATCGCCGAGGCCGTGGCGGGAGCCGACGTCGTCTTCACCATGCTCCCCAAAGGCGAACACGCCCGTGCCGTTTACCTCGGCGGCGACGGCGTGCTGGCCCACGCGGACACCCGGACGCTGCTGGTGGATTCCTCCACGATCGATATCGCCTCCGCGCAGGCCCTGCACGACGCCGCTGCTGCCGCCGGCTTCCGCTTTGTCGACGCGCCGGTCTCGGGCGGGATGAGCGGGGCCAAAGCCGCCACCTTGACGTTCATGGTCGGCGGCGAGGCCGGTGCCGTCGCGGACGCCACCGAATACATCCGCCCGATGGCGGCCAACATCATCCCGACCGGCGGCGCCACGACCGGGCAGGCCGCCAAGATCTGCAACAACCTGATGCTCTTCATCAACCTCGCCTCCACGGCGGAGGGCGCCGTGCTCGCGGACCGGCTCGGCCTGGACAAACAGGTGTTCTGGGACATCGCCTCCGTTTCCTCCGGCGACAGCTGGGCCCTGCGCACCTGGTACCCCGTGGCCGGCGTCGTGCCCACCGCGGCCTCAAACAACGACTTCGCCCCGACCTTCACCACCGAACTGGCCAACAAGGACATCGGCTTGGCGATCAGCGCGGCGCGGGACACCGGCACGCCGCTGGAACTCGGCGAGCACGTCCAACAGCTCTTCCAGCGGCTCATCGACTCCGGCCAGTCCGGCAGCGACTGCTCCGCGATCGTCAAGCTCGTCGACGGCTCGCTTGAGTCCGCCAACTAGCGCCGGAACCCCTGAGAAAGAGACGCACCCCATGCACATCGAACGCATCCCGCACGTCATCAACGGCGCCCTCATTTCCGACGCCGAACGCTACGGCCCGGTCTTCAACCCGGCCACCGGCGAACAGGAAAAAGAAGTCGCGCTGGCCTCCGCAGCCCGCGTCGAGGAAGCCATCGCCGCGGCCCGCGCCGCGCTGCCCGGCTGGCGGGCGACGAGCCTGGCCCGGCGCACCGCCATCTTCTTCAAGGTCCGCGAACTGCTCCTGCAGCGCCGGCCGGAGCTGGCGGCCCTGCTGACCAGCGAACACGGCAAGGTCCTCTCCGACGCCGAAGGCGAGATCACCCGCGGCCTGGAGAACATCGAATTCGCCACCGGCCTGTCCCACATGCTCAAGGGGGAGCGTTCCGAACAGGTCTCCGGCGGCGTCGACGTCCACTCGGTCCGCCAGCCGGTCGGCGTCGTCGCCTGCATCACCCCGTTCAACTTCCCCGCCATGGTGCCGCTGTGGATGATCGGCAGCGCGCTGGCCTGCGGCAACACCGTCCTGCTCAAACCCAGCGAGAAGGACCCCTCCGCCGCCGTCTTCATTGCCCAGGTCTTCGCCGAGGCCGGCCTGCCCGCCGGCGTCCTCAACGTGGTCCACGGCGACAAGGAAGCCGTGGACGTGCTCCTGGAACACCCCGATGTCAAGGCCGTGAGCTTCGTGGGATCGACGCCGATCGCGCAGTCCATCTACAAGCGCGCCGCCGACCACGGCAAACGGGTCCAGGCCCTAGGCGGGGCCAAGAACCACATGGTGGTCCTGCCGGATGCGGACCTCAACATGGCCGCCGACGCCGCCGTCTCGGCCGCCTACGGCTCCGCGGGGGAGCGCTGCATGGCCGTCAGCGTGCTGGTGGCCGTCGGCGCCATTGCCGATGACCTCGTCCGTGCCATTACCGCCAGGATGGCCACGTTGAAGATCGGGCCCGGCACGGATCCGGCGTCCCAGATGGGCCCGCTGATCACGGCGGAACACCGCGACAAAGTGGCCTCGTACGTCGCCGGCGCCGCGGACGAGGGCGCCTCAGTGGTGGTGGACGGCCGGGACCAGTCGTTCGACTCGAACGGCTTCTTCCTCGGCGTCAGCCTGATCGACCACGTCAAGCCCGGCATGAAGGTCTACGACGACGAGATCTTCGGCCCCGTCCTCTCTGTGGTCCGCGTGGAAACCTACGCCGACGCCGTCAAGCTCGTCAACGACAACGAGTTCGGCAACGGCGTGGCCATTTTCACCCGGGACGGCGGCGCCGCCCGGCAGTTCGAGTTCGACGTCGAGGCCGGCATGGTGGGCGTGAACGTGCCGATCCCGGTGCCGGTGGGCACCTTCTCCTTCGGCGGCTGGAAGAGTTCGCTGTTCGGTGACACCCACATGTACGGCCCGGAGAGCATCCGGTTCTATACCCGCGGCAAGGTGGTCACCACCCGCTGGCCGGACCCGTCCACCTCGGTGATCGACCTCGGCTTCCCCCAGGTCGACTGATGGGGCTTGCCTAGCCCTTCATGATTTCAGCGCGCTGGGCCATGTAGTCCTCCATGGACAGCTTGCCGTCGCTGTACTGCTGGTCGAGTTCGGCGAGCTTGCGGGCCCGGTAGCCCTGCGGGGCCGACGGCGGCTCGGGCGCCTGGGGTGCCTGCAGCGCTCCGGTGCTCTGCGCCGGTTCCTGCTGGGGTGCCTGCGGCGGGTTGTTCAGGTACTCGGGGCTGTCCTCGTAGGGCACGGGGGACTGGTAGCCCGCCGGACCCGGATACTGTTGGCCGGGATACGGTTCGCTCGGGAACGGCCGGTCGGGAAACCGGGGGCCGGACTGCCGCGGGGCGCCCAGCTGGCCGAAACCGCCAAAGTAGTCCTGCTGCGTATACCCGTCCCGCGGCTGGTTGCTCTGGTTGTTCCGGGGGTCAGGGGCGCCGGGGAACCGGCCGAACTGGCCCGGCATGCCCTGGTTCCGGCCGCGGACGGACCTCCGGTAAAGGCGCACCGCTGCCGGGACCACGAACGACAACACGATGATCCAGAAAAACATGCTGCTCACAGTACGGGGCCTTTCAGCTGCCGGGCCCCTGCGTGGCCCGGCTCATTGACGGTTTCAATAACAGGTTCAGTGCCGGGTTCATTGCCGCGGGGGCCTTCGCCGGAACCCAGCGGGACGCCGGGGCCGAACACCGGGCCGGCGAGGGGCCGCTTGGCCGTCACACCGTCGCCGGAGGAGCGGTGCCGCAGCCGCCGGATCACCCAGGGGACAAAGTACTCCCTGGCCCACACCAGGTCCCCGCTGCGGGCCTCCCGCCAGCTTCGCGGCGGCAGCGGCTTGGGGGAGAGCGGCTCGAGCGTGTGGGCGACGTTCAGCGAGTCGAGCACCATCGCCGCGATCGTGTGATGGCCCAGGGGGGAGAAGTGCAGCCGGTCCGCGTCCCACATCTGCGGGTCATTGAGCTGCCGCAGGGACCACATGTCCGCGATCACGGCGTCGTGGCGGGCGGCGATGGTGCGCAGGTTCTCGTTGTAGATGGCCACCTTGCTGCGGATCCGACCCAGCACCGTGGACCCGGTGTCGGGGCCGTTGAACAGGACCACGGTGGCGCCGCCCAGGCTCAGGATCTGCACCACCGAATCGAGCTTTTCGGCCAGTGCGTCCGGGTCGCCGCCCGGGCGGATGAGGTCGTTGCCGCCAGCCGAAAGCGTGACGAGGTCCGGCTTGAGGGACAGGCAGTGGGCCATCTGCTGGTCCACGATCTGCTGCAGGAGCCGGCCGCGGACAGCCAGGTTGGCGTACGCGAAATCGTTGTGTCCGCGGCTGAGTTCCTCGGCGACCCTGTCGGCCCAGCCGCGGTGGCCGCCCGGGCTCGCCGGTTCCGGATCGCCGATGCCCTCGGTGAAGGAGTCGCCCATGGCCACATAGCGGGTCCACGGATGCGTTACGACGGCGTCCGCGGACGTGTCCGATGAATTTTCCATGGCTTCGGTTTCCCTCACTCTCTTATCCTGCACTGTTCCGGTTTAGCTACGCCACCGTAGGTTGTTACCTTCCGGTAACTGTAAGAATGGTTCCATGACTCACGCTGATGCCTTCCCTGCCCCTGTCGTCCTGTGGTCCAAGCCGGAGCAGGAGCGCGCGGGCAAGCCGCTCCTTGTCCTGCTGCACGGCTACGGCGCCAACGAACAGGATCTGCTCAGCCTGGCGGACATGCTCCCGCAGGACTTTGCGGTGGCTTCCCTGCGTGCCCCCATCGCCATGGGGCCGGGGTTCAGCTGGTTCCCGCTGACCGCCTCCATCGACTATTCGCTCGACGCCGTCAAGGAGGCCGCCGCCTACGTCCTGGACTGGCTCGACGGCGTCAAAGCCAACCACCCGTCCGTCACGCTGCTGGGGTTCTCGATGGGCATGGCCATGGCCACCACGCTGCTGCGGCAGCGGCCGGCGGACTTCGCCGCCGTCGTCGGACTCTCAGGGTTCGTAGTCGACGCCGCCGGCGATCCTGCCTTCCGTGACGCCGAACTCGACGGTACCGTGCCGCTGTTCTGGGGCCGTGACCAGCAGGACCCCGTGATCACACCCGACAAGATCGACTTCACCGTCGGTTGGGTGCGCCGGCACGTCAAGCTCACCAAGGTCCTCTACACGGGCATGTGGCACGGCATCAACCAGCAGGAAATCGGGCACGTCGCCGAGTTCCTCACCCACGAGGTCCTCGACTCCGGAAAGTAGCGGCGCCGCAAGCGGCTACACGCCCGAAGGCGCGCTGATCCGGACGGTCTGGCCGTTCACGGTGACGGTGTCGCCATCGTGAAGCTGGCGGCCGCGGCGTTCGTCGATTTCGCCGTTCACCTTGACCAGCCCGTTCTTGATCAGGTCGGCCGCTTCCACCCCGTCCTCCACGAGGTTGGCGAGCTTCAGCAGCTGGCCCAGCCGGATCATGGTGTCGCGGATGGGGATGTCTTCAATTTCCGGATTGCTCATATACGCAATGATGCCTGACCGACCGAAGGTGGCACGAATGACCCACACACCCCGGCTGCCCCTCGCCGCGGGGCTTCCCCTGGCCGTCGCGGCCGGCCTGTTCATACCGCTGCAAGGGCGGATCAACGGTGCCCTCGGGGTGGCCTTGGGCGACGGCATCGGCGCCGCCGTCGTCAGCTTCAGCACCGGGCTCGCCGTCATGACGGTCATTTCCCTGGCGCTGCCGAAGGGACGGGCCGGGCTGGCGCGGATCCTGCCGGCCGTCCGGGAGCGCCGGTTTCCGCCGTACTACGTCCTGGCCGGTTGTATCGGCGCCCTGTTCGTGTTTGCCCAGTCCTTCACTGTGGGGCTTCTCGGCGTCGCCCTGTTCACCGTCGCCACCGTGACGGGGCAGACCCTCAGCGGGCTTTTGGTGGACCGGATGGGGATCGGGCCGGCGGGGAAGCGGCCCATCACCGGCATCCGGGTGCTCGGCAGTGCGCTGACCGTCGCCGCCGTCGCGTGGGCGGTGTCACCGAGGTTCAGCACCGGGGACGCCGGACTGCAACTGCTCCTTCCCGTCATGCTGCCGGTCCTGGCCGGGTTCCTGATGAGTTTCCAGCAGGCCATGAACGGGACCGCCACCGTGCATTACGGCACCCCGATCGCGGCGACGCTCGTGAACTTCATCGCCGGCGCCGTCCTGCTGTGGGCGGCGTGGCTCGTCAAACTCGCTGTCGCCGGTGCCGCCAACCCCCTGCCGGGGCAATGGTGGTACTACCTCGGCGGTCCGCTCGGCTGTGTCTTCATCGGCATCGGCGCCCTCCTGGTCCGCAGCCTGGGGGTCCTGGTCACCGGACTCGGGATGATCGCCGGGCAGCTGCTGGGGTCCCTCGGACTGGACCTGATCCTGCCGGTGCCCGGAACCGCCGTCGCCCTTCCCACGGTCCTCGGCACCTTCCTGACGCTCGGCGCCATCATCCTGGCCACCCTGCCCTGGCCCCGGGGGGCGCTGAAGCGGTAGCGGGCCGGTAGGCTTGGAGTTTGCACCGGACAGTGCCTACCGCACTGTCCGCAACACCCCGTCCGGCAACCAGCCGGGGACCCGGGGCTGACACCGCGGACCGCACCCAGCGGCCCTGTAGACATTGGAGTTCCCATGGCAGCAAAATCCGTCCTCGATCAGATCATTTCCCTCGCCAAGCGCCGGGGATTCGTTTTCCAGGCCGGTGAAATCTATGGTGGCTCGCGTTCTGCCTGGGACTACGGGCCGCTTGGCGCCGAGCTCAAGGAAAACATCAAGCGCCAGTGGTGGCAGTCCGTGGTCCGCGGCCGCGAGGACGTCGTCGGCCTTGATTCCTCCGTCATCCTGCCCCGCCAGGTCTGGGAGGCCTCCGGCCACGTCGAGGTCTTCTCCGACCCGCTGGTGGAGTGCCTGTCCTGCCACAAGCGCTACCGTGCCGACCACCTCGAGGAAGAATACGAGGAAAAGAAGGGCCGTCCCGCCGAGAACGGCCTCAAGGACATCGCCTGCGCCAACTGTGGCACCCGCGGCCAGTGGACCGAACCGCAGGAATTCTCGGGCCTGCTCAAGACTTACCTTGGCCCCGTCGCCAGCGAGGAAGGCCTGCACTATCTGCGTCCGGAAACGGCCCAGGGCATCTTCGTGAACTTCAGCAACGTCCTGACCACCTCCCGGAAGAAGCCTCCGTTCGGCATCGGCCAGATCGGCAAGTCGTTCCGCAACGAGATCACGCCGGGCAACTTCATCTTCCGCACCCGCGAGTTCGAGCAGATGGAAATGGAATTCTTCGTCGAGCCCGGCACCGACGAGCAGTGGCACCAGTACTGGATGAAAGAGCGCATGGCCTGGTACACGGGCCTCGGCATCCGGGAAGAGAACCTGCGCTTCTTCGAGCACCCGCTGGAGAAGCTCAGCCACTACTCCAAGGGCACCACGGACATCGAGTACCGTTTCGGCTTCCAGGGCTCGGAGTGGGGCGAGCTCGAAGGCATCGCCAACCGCACCGACTTTGACCTCTCCACCCACGCCAAGGCCTCCGGCGCGGACCTGAGCTACTTCAACCAGGCCACCAACGAGCGCTACACCCCCTACGTGATCGAGCCCGCCGCCGGCCTGACCCGGTCGTTCATGGCCTTCATGATCGATGCCTACACCGAGGACGAGGCCCCCAACGCCAAGGGCGGTGTCGACATCCGCACCGTGCTCAAGCTTGATCCCCGCCTGGCCCCGGTGAAGGCAGCCGTGCTGCCGCTGAGCCGCAACGAGGACCTCTCGCCGAAGGCCAAGGACCTTGCCGCCCAGCTGCGCAAGAGCTGGAACATCGAGTTCGACGACGCCGGCGCCATCGGCCGCCGCTACCGCCGCCAGGACGAGATCGGCACGCCGTTCTGCATCACCGTGGACTTCGACACCCTCGAGGACCAGGCTGTCACCATCCGTGAACGCGACACCATGAGCCAGGAACGCGTCTCCCTGGACAAGGTGGAGGGCTACCTGGCCGCGCGGCTGATCGGCGCCTGATCATGGCGATCGAATACCGGGAATGGCGGGAGGGCGACGACCTCGCGCTCCTGGAGATCTGGGGCGGGCCGGAGACAGTCCAGGCCGGGCAGTTCCGCGGCACCCTGGCACCGTCCGGCAACACCCCGTGGCGCCGCTGCATCGTGGCCGAGGATGTCGTGGACGGCGTCGCCATTCCCGTGGCGGCCGCCGTGGTCCATGAGGCCTCGCTGCACCCGGAACGGCTGTGGGCCTATGTGGAGGTGGCCAAGGACCACCGCCGCGCAGGCTTGGGCTCCACCCTGCTGAGCATGCTGCGGCATGAGGCGGCCAAGTCGCCGTCGGGCGTCACCCGGCTGCGCTGCAAGGTGGAGCCGGGCACGGCCGGCGCGGCGTTTGCCGAGGCCGCCGGCATGGCCCCGATCCAGCGGTCCCGCCTCGTCGTCGTGGATCCGGCGCCGCTGAAACTGCCGGTGTTCGGCGACGGCTCCGAATCTGCGGCCACCGACCAGGTCGAGGACCTCGCCACGGGCTCGGTGGAGCTCAGCGACGTCGTTGGCCGGTACTACACCGCCGTCCACGGCTGGGACAGCCCGGGGGAGCTGAGCGTTGCCACGGTGCAGCGCTTGTTCCTGGATGACCTCAGCGGCGCCCACGGCGCGATCGTGCTGCGGGCGCCCAAGGCCAGCGCCTTCGGGCACGGCATCGCGGCGAGCCGGAAGGGCCGGCTGGAGGGGTTCGCGATCAGTTACGCCCAGGGAACCCCGGAGGCCGACGCCGACGCCTCCGCCCCGGCCGGGCCCACTGCACCCACTGAGGTGTTCCTCGGGCACGAGCCGAAGCTCGGGGAGGACGAAGCCCGGGCCGCGGTGCGTGACCTCCTGGCGCTGATCGCCTACCAGCACCCGGTCATGCTGGAACTGGACGACGCGATGACCGCATTGCGCGCCGTCGTCGAACCGCTGCTTGAGGCCGGCAAGGCGCATGTCCAGGGCTCGGAAACGCTCGTCGTCTCGGACCCCGCCCAGGCCTGACCCGACTGACCCGCAGCTGCGGCCGTTTTCAAGCGTGATAACGGCCACGGCTGCGGGTCAGTTTTGCGTCCGGCGCCCGCCGCCGGCACGCCGCGGACCGTCCGCCGCGTCGAGGCGCCGCCGTTCCTCTTCCGTCGGCGCGCCCCCGCCGAGCCCGGCCGGCATCCACCAGGCCCCGGGCCCGGGCTGCAGGGGAAAGTCGGCCATGCCGACGTCGATCCCGTGTTGCAGGGCCGCGGCGAGCCGGGCGGTGGCTGGCCGGGCGTCATGCTCCGGATCGGGCAGGGACTCCGGCAGGATCGGCTCGCCGACGTGGATGCGGACGGGAGCCCGCCACGCGCGCCGGGGCGAGAAAGCGTGGTGGCGCGTCATCAGCCGGTGGGCGCCCCACACGGAGACGGGGATGATCGGCACGCCGGCCTCCGATGCCATCCGCACAGCGCCGGTCTTGCAGTCGCGGACGGTGAAGCTGCGGCTCACGCCGGCCTCGGGAAGGATGGCGATGTACTCGCCGGCCCTGAGTCGTGCGACGGCGGCATCGTAGGCGTGGGCGCCGGATTCGTAGCCGACCACCACATGCCCGGCCGCGCTGACGGCGGGCCCGGCAAGCCAGTGGTCGGCTGCCCCCTGGGTGATGAGGAACCGCATCTGGGCACGGTTGTGCCACCACAGCAGCATCTCGGCGAAGGCAAAGTCGAGGTAACCGAAGTGCGTGATCGCGACCACCGCCCCGTGGCCCGGCAGCACCGGGCGGGACGGGCGGCGGGATCCGGTACTCGGCCGGGAAAAGGTGCCCGGCCTGGCCGCGGTGTCCGGTCCCGGTATGGTGTCCGGCCCCGGCGGCGGCAGGTTCTCCCTGCCGGTGACGAGGACACGGACCCGGAAGAGCCAGCGCAGTGCCAGTCCGGTGCGGACGATGCCGCGGTAGAAGCGGTCGCTGGGCTCCGGCCTCCACTTCGGGAGCCGCCGGTTCATTCCGGATCCGCCATCCCGGTGCCCGCCTCCTCAGTGCCCGCCTGCGCGCCGCCGGGGCGGCAGCGGCAGGAAGCCGGAGGTGGACTCGATGTACTCCTTATAACCGGGCCGCGCGGACATCGCCTTTTCAGTCAGGGGTTTCCCGGTCCGGCCCGCCAGGGCCCAGATCATCAGGGCGGGGGACAGGATGGTCAGGACACCGGGCCACGAGTCGGCGGCCACCAGGAAGAGCCCCGCCCAGACGGCGGCGTCGCCGAAGTAGTTCGGGTGGCGGGTGTAGCGCCACAGCCCGGTGTTAAGCACCGTCCCGCGCCTGGCCGGGTCGGCCTTGAACTGCGCCAACTGCCAGTCCCCGACCGTCTCGAACACGAAGCCCACAATCCAGAGCAGGACCCCAATGAATGCCAGCCAGCCCAGCGCTCCGGTCGCGAACATGCCCACCTGGATGGTGAGCGAAACGAAGAACATCACCAGGCCCTGAGGCAGGTACACCCGGCGCAGGGCGTAGATGTTCCGCGACCCGGGTGCCGCGGCGAGCATGTCCACGTAGCGCGGGTCCTCATGGCCGCCGCGGGCCCGCGCCCCGATATGGACCGCGAGGCGGATGCCCCACACGGCCACGAGGGCCAGGAGCAGCAGCCTGCGGCCGGCGTCGCCATGACCGGCGGAAAGCAGCCACGAGATTGCGGCCACCACCACGAAGCCAAGGCCCCAGACAGTGTCAATGACCGAGTGGCGGTTCTGCCGGACCGCGACGGCAAACGTCAGGGCCAGCAGGACCACGAGCCCGGCGATCACCCACGGCAGGCTGGCGAGGAAGGCCGCCAGCGGGAACGGCGCCATCACAGCACCACCGGCAGGCGCGAGCCGGCCGTGGGTGAGGAGCCGCGCAATGCGCTGCGTATCGAGTCCGTGGCGCCGGCGACGTCGGCTCCCGTGTCCGCGCCGAAGGCATCCAGGATGAAGTCGCGCGCCAGAGCGTTCCACAGGGCCACCCGGCGGAACATGAAGTGCCCGGCGCCGGTGAGGGCGACATAGTCAACGGAGGCCGCGACGCCGTCGGCGCGCCGGGCAAAATCCAAGGACCTGGCCGGGCTGGTCCAGCGGTCGGCAGTGCCGTGGACGATCAGGATCCGGCGGCCCGCGACGGGCGCGACCGGGGTGGTGCGGTCCAGCCAGGGCGCGAGCGCCACCACCGCTTGCACCTGCGGATCGTCGGCCACGCACAAGGCCGTAAGGCCGCCCATGGAATGGCCCAGCAGGTACACCGGCGCCCCTGGATGCTCACGGCTGATTCGGGAAAGCGCCCAGCGGGCGTCCTGAACGGGGGACATGTCCTCCCCGTTCCAGCCGCGGTACCGGTTGCGCAGGGTCCACACCGCCAATCCATGCGGGCCGCCCTGCCGGTTCAGATCCCGGGCAAAGGGCAGCATCCGGGCCGGGCTCAAGTGCCGGCCCCGGACCGGCTCATAGCTGTCCGCGCGTCCGCCGTGCAGGACCAGGGCGACGCCGCGGGTCTGCCCGGCGGCTTCGGCGACGGTCAGCACGGCCTTGGCGGCGGGCCCGGAGCGGCGTGCCTCCGGTTCGCGGTCGTCTGGGGTGCGGATGCCCACGCGTGTGTCCTTCCCGTCCTTATGTCCGTCAATACTCAACCCTAGGTTGCGGCCCCCGCCCGTCAAGGCCGGTGCCGCCTATTGTGGATTCGGAGCCGAGACACCAGGAGATGGGTGCGGCCGCCTGAAGCGTCCTGCATGTGCCCTTGACGGCCGAATGCGGGAGGAGTAGGCCTGTGGAGGTAAACCTCCGGGCGTTACGCCGGCTGGGAGCGCTCAGAACCGTCCGGGTCGGATCTCACGACGAAATCGACGGTATAGAAAATGAATGGAACATCTTTGGACAGCCTGCGCGAGCAAGTCCGCGGGCAGGTCGTCGCGCCCGGCGACAGCGAATACGATGCCGCTCGCGCGGTGTTCAATGGAATGATCGATAAGCGGCCGGCAGCGGTGGTGCGGGTATCCCAGGTGGCCGATGTCATCTCCTGCGTCAACTTCGCCCGCGACAACGCCTTGGACCTGGCGGTCCGTGGGGGAGGGCACAGCGCCCCGGGTTTCGGCACGTGGGATGACGCCCTGGTGATCGACTTCTCAAACACGACCGGCGTCCGGGTCGATCCCGCAGCAGCCACGGCGCGCGCGGAGTCAGGTGCCACGTGGGCCGACTTCAACCACGCGACCCACGCTTTCGGGCTGGCAACTCCTGGCGGCATCGTTGGCTCGACCGGCATTGCCGGGCTGACCCTCGGCGGCGGGATGGGCTACCTGAGCCGCAAGTACGGGCTCAGCTGCGACAACCTCCTATCGGCCGACGTCGTCACCGCCGACGGGAAGTTCCTCACCGCCAGCGAACGCGAGAACGACGATCTCTTCTGGGCGCTACGCGGCGGCGGCGGGAACTTCGGCGTCGTGACGTCCTTTGAGTACAAGCTGCATCCCGTGGACATGGTCCACGCCGGCATCATCATCTATCCCGTCGAGCACGCGGAGACGGTCGCGAAGTTCTACCGGGATCACATGGCTTCCGCCCCTGAGGAGTTTGGCGCGTTCCTGGGCTTCCATCAGGGCCCGCCGGTGCCGTTCCTGCCGGAGGAATGGCATGGCAAACCGGTGTGCGTCATCGTCGGCATGTGGACCGGCGACCCGGCGGAAGGTCCGGCACGCTGGCAGCCGTTCCTGGACGTCGCCCCCGCGGCGGGATCCATGGTGGGGCCAATGCCCTACACCGCCCTGAACACGGCTTTTGACCCGCTGCAGCCCCCGGGTATGCAGGCTTACTGGAAAGCTGACTTTCTGGCGGAGCTCAACGACGGCGCCATCGCCGCGCACATCGAACACGGCAGCAGGGTTCCGAGCGTGCAAACCGCCGTGCACATCTACCCCATTGATGGTGCCGTCCAGCGGGTGGGCGCCACGGAGACGGCGTTCGCGAACCGGAACGTGAAATTCTCGCCCGTGATCGCCGGGCAGTGGACGGACCCCGCAGAAAACGAGGCCAATATCGCCTGGGTGCGGGACTACGCTGCCGCGCTGCGGCCCTATTCGGCACCCGGCGGCTACATCAACTTCATGGACGGGGATGACGCCCCCAGGATCGCGGAGAACTACGGCCCGAACTAC
Protein-coding sequences here:
- the mmsB gene encoding 3-hydroxyisobutyrate dehydrogenase, whose protein sequence is MAVIAWIGLGNMGGSMSVNLAKAGHEVRGFDLNDEAVAAVGAGGVSPAASIAEAVAGADVVFTMLPKGEHARAVYLGGDGVLAHADTRTLLVDSSTIDIASAQALHDAAAAAGFRFVDAPVSGGMSGAKAATLTFMVGGEAGAVADATEYIRPMAANIIPTGGATTGQAAKICNNLMLFINLASTAEGAVLADRLGLDKQVFWDIASVSSGDSWALRTWYPVAGVVPTAASNNDFAPTFTTELANKDIGLAISAARDTGTPLELGEHVQQLFQRLIDSGQSGSDCSAIVKLVDGSLESAN
- a CDS encoding GNAT family N-acetyltransferase, which codes for MAIEYREWREGDDLALLEIWGGPETVQAGQFRGTLAPSGNTPWRRCIVAEDVVDGVAIPVAAAVVHEASLHPERLWAYVEVAKDHRRAGLGSTLLSMLRHEAAKSPSGVTRLRCKVEPGTAGAAFAEAAGMAPIQRSRLVVVDPAPLKLPVFGDGSESAATDQVEDLATGSVELSDVVGRYYTAVHGWDSPGELSVATVQRLFLDDLSGAHGAIVLRAPKASAFGHGIAASRKGRLEGFAISYAQGTPEADADASAPAGPTAPTEVFLGHEPKLGEDEARAAVRDLLALIAYQHPVMLELDDAMTALRAVVEPLLEAGKAHVQGSETLVVSDPAQA
- a CDS encoding alpha/beta hydrolase; amino-acid sequence: MTHADAFPAPVVLWSKPEQERAGKPLLVLLHGYGANEQDLLSLADMLPQDFAVASLRAPIAMGPGFSWFPLTASIDYSLDAVKEAAAYVLDWLDGVKANHPSVTLLGFSMGMAMATTLLRQRPADFAAVVGLSGFVVDAAGDPAFRDAELDGTVPLFWGRDQQDPVITPDKIDFTVGWVRRHVKLTKVLYTGMWHGINQQEIGHVAEFLTHEVLDSGK
- a CDS encoding DMT family transporter — protein: MTHTPRLPLAAGLPLAVAAGLFIPLQGRINGALGVALGDGIGAAVVSFSTGLAVMTVISLALPKGRAGLARILPAVRERRFPPYYVLAGCIGALFVFAQSFTVGLLGVALFTVATVTGQTLSGLLVDRMGIGPAGKRPITGIRVLGSALTVAAVAWAVSPRFSTGDAGLQLLLPVMLPVLAGFLMSFQQAMNGTATVHYGTPIAATLVNFIAGAVLLWAAWLVKLAVAGAANPLPGQWWYYLGGPLGCVFIGIGALLVRSLGVLVTGLGMIAGQLLGSLGLDLILPVPGTAVALPTVLGTFLTLGAIILATLPWPRGALKR
- a CDS encoding SGNH/GDSL hydrolase family protein, with amino-acid sequence MENSSDTSADAVVTHPWTRYVAMGDSFTEGIGDPEPASPGGHRGWADRVAEELSRGHNDFAYANLAVRGRLLQQIVDQQMAHCLSLKPDLVTLSAGGNDLIRPGGDPDALAEKLDSVVQILSLGGATVVLFNGPDTGSTVLGRIRSKVAIYNENLRTIAARHDAVIADMWSLRQLNDPQMWDADRLHFSPLGHHTIAAMVLDSLNVAHTLEPLSPKPLPPRSWREARSGDLVWAREYFVPWVIRRLRHRSSGDGVTAKRPLAGPVFGPGVPLGSGEGPRGNEPGTEPVIETVNEPGHAGARQLKGPVL
- a CDS encoding glycine--tRNA ligase, which produces MAAKSVLDQIISLAKRRGFVFQAGEIYGGSRSAWDYGPLGAELKENIKRQWWQSVVRGREDVVGLDSSVILPRQVWEASGHVEVFSDPLVECLSCHKRYRADHLEEEYEEKKGRPAENGLKDIACANCGTRGQWTEPQEFSGLLKTYLGPVASEEGLHYLRPETAQGIFVNFSNVLTTSRKKPPFGIGQIGKSFRNEITPGNFIFRTREFEQMEMEFFVEPGTDEQWHQYWMKERMAWYTGLGIREENLRFFEHPLEKLSHYSKGTTDIEYRFGFQGSEWGELEGIANRTDFDLSTHAKASGADLSYFNQATNERYTPYVIEPAAGLTRSFMAFMIDAYTEDEAPNAKGGVDIRTVLKLDPRLAPVKAAVLPLSRNEDLSPKAKDLAAQLRKSWNIEFDDAGAIGRRYRRQDEIGTPFCITVDFDTLEDQAVTIRERDTMSQERVSLDKVEGYLAARLIGA
- a CDS encoding RNA-binding S4 domain-containing protein, giving the protein MSNPEIEDIPIRDTMIRLGQLLKLANLVEDGVEAADLIKNGLVKVNGEIDERRGRQLHDGDTVTVNGQTVRISAPSGV
- a CDS encoding CoA-acylating methylmalonate-semialdehyde dehydrogenase, with the protein product MERIPHVINGALISDAERYGPVFNPATGEQEKEVALASAARVEEAIAAARAALPGWRATSLARRTAIFFKVRELLLQRRPELAALLTSEHGKVLSDAEGEITRGLENIEFATGLSHMLKGERSEQVSGGVDVHSVRQPVGVVACITPFNFPAMVPLWMIGSALACGNTVLLKPSEKDPSAAVFIAQVFAEAGLPAGVLNVVHGDKEAVDVLLEHPDVKAVSFVGSTPIAQSIYKRAADHGKRVQALGGAKNHMVVLPDADLNMAADAAVSAAYGSAGERCMAVSVLVAVGAIADDLVRAITARMATLKIGPGTDPASQMGPLITAEHRDKVASYVAGAADEGASVVVDGRDQSFDSNGFFLGVSLIDHVKPGMKVYDDEIFGPVLSVVRVETYADAVKLVNDNEFGNGVAIFTRDGGAARQFEFDVEAGMVGVNVPIPVPVGTFSFGGWKSSLFGDTHMYGPESIRFYTRGKVVTTRWPDPSTSVIDLGFPQVD